The following are from one region of the Qipengyuania flava genome:
- the parE gene encoding DNA topoisomerase IV subunit B, whose translation MSDDLFENTPTSSGDYDASSIEVLEGLEPVRRRPGMYIGGTDDRALHHLVAEVLDNAMDEAVAGHATRIEMRLEEGNRVTVMDNGRGIPVDEHPKYPGKSTLEVILSTLHSGGKFSGKAYATSGGLHGVGVSVVNALSSDTRVEVARDKQLFAQSFSKGQTLGPIEQLGPTPNRRGTTVSFVPDTEIFGDRQFNPKRLFKLARSKAYLFAGVEIRWRCAESLASEEVPAEAVFKFPGGLADHLAEQLGSRECVTAEPFAGNQDFPDEAGRVEWAIAWPLYSDGSTSWYCNTVPTPDGGTHEQGLRAALTKGLRAFGELTGVKKAKDITADDVMTGGEVMLSVFIRDPQFQSQTKDRLTSPEAARLVENAVRDHFDHFLSDNMDRGKALLGQVMERMDERLRRKQEREIKRKTATNAKKLRLPGKLTDCSGEGDGETELFIVEGDSAGGSAKQARNRKTQAILPIRGKILNVASATADKIRANSEIADLTLAMGCGTRKDCDPENLRYDRIIIMTDADVDGAHIATLLMTFFFQEMAEIVRDGRLYLAQPPLYKLTAGKESRYARDDAHRKELEETVFKGKKVDVGRFKGLGEMNPAQLRETTMDPETRSLIRITLPGEFEQRAVVKELVDQLMGRNPEHRFNFIQNNAGEFDRDMIDA comes from the coding sequence ATGTCCGACGATCTGTTCGAAAACACGCCGACCTCTTCCGGCGACTATGACGCTTCCTCCATCGAGGTCCTCGAAGGCCTCGAACCGGTGCGCCGCCGCCCGGGCATGTATATCGGCGGCACAGACGATCGCGCCCTGCACCACCTTGTTGCCGAAGTCCTCGACAACGCGATGGACGAAGCGGTTGCGGGCCACGCGACCCGCATCGAGATGCGCCTTGAGGAAGGCAACCGCGTCACCGTGATGGACAATGGCCGCGGTATCCCGGTCGACGAACATCCCAAGTATCCGGGCAAGTCGACGCTCGAGGTCATCCTTTCGACCCTGCATTCAGGCGGCAAGTTTTCCGGCAAGGCCTACGCCACCAGCGGCGGCCTGCACGGTGTCGGCGTATCGGTCGTGAACGCGCTGTCGAGCGACACGCGGGTCGAGGTCGCCCGCGACAAGCAGCTCTTCGCGCAGAGCTTCTCCAAGGGTCAGACGCTTGGCCCCATCGAACAGCTCGGCCCGACGCCCAACCGGCGCGGGACGACGGTGAGCTTCGTTCCCGACACCGAGATTTTCGGCGACCGTCAGTTCAACCCGAAACGGCTGTTCAAGCTGGCTCGCTCCAAGGCCTATCTCTTTGCCGGGGTCGAGATTCGCTGGCGCTGCGCGGAGAGCCTCGCCAGCGAAGAGGTGCCGGCCGAAGCCGTCTTCAAGTTCCCGGGCGGTCTCGCCGACCACCTCGCCGAACAGCTCGGCAGCCGCGAATGCGTCACCGCCGAGCCCTTTGCCGGCAACCAGGATTTTCCCGATGAGGCCGGTAGGGTCGAATGGGCCATTGCCTGGCCGCTTTATTCGGACGGGTCGACGAGCTGGTACTGCAACACCGTGCCGACGCCCGATGGCGGCACGCATGAACAGGGCCTCCGCGCGGCGCTGACCAAGGGCCTTCGCGCCTTTGGCGAACTGACCGGCGTGAAGAAGGCCAAGGACATCACCGCTGACGACGTGATGACCGGCGGCGAGGTCATGCTCAGTGTGTTCATCCGCGACCCGCAGTTCCAAAGCCAGACCAAGGACCGCCTGACCTCACCCGAGGCCGCCCGCCTGGTCGAGAACGCGGTGCGCGACCATTTCGACCATTTCCTCTCCGACAACATGGACCGCGGCAAAGCGCTGCTCGGCCAGGTGATGGAGCGCATGGACGAACGCCTGCGAAGGAAGCAGGAACGCGAGATCAAGCGCAAGACGGCTACCAACGCCAAGAAGCTGCGCCTTCCCGGCAAGCTCACCGACTGTTCGGGCGAAGGTGACGGCGAGACAGAACTGTTCATTGTCGAGGGCGATTCGGCAGGCGGCAGCGCCAAGCAGGCGCGCAACCGCAAGACGCAGGCGATCCTGCCGATCCGCGGCAAGATCCTCAACGTTGCGAGCGCCACCGCCGACAAGATCCGCGCGAACAGCGAAATCGCCGACCTCACGCTCGCCATGGGCTGCGGGACACGGAAGGACTGCGATCCAGAAAACCTGCGTTACGACCGCATCATCATCATGACCGACGCCGATGTCGACGGCGCGCATATCGCGACGCTGCTGATGACTTTCTTCTTCCAGGAAATGGCAGAGATCGTGCGCGACGGCCGCCTCTATTTGGCGCAGCCGCCGCTCTACAAGCTGACCGCCGGCAAGGAGAGCCGCTACGCCCGAGACGATGCGCACCGCAAGGAGCTGGAAGAAACCGTCTTCAAGGGCAAGAAGGTCGATGTGGGCCGCTTCAAGGGCCTCGGCGAAATGAACCCGGCGCAGCTGCGCGAAACCACCATGGATCCGGAAACGCGCAGCCTGATCCGCATCACCCTGCCCGGCGAATTCGAACAGCGCGCGGTGGTGAAGGAGCTCGTCGACCAGCTCATGGGCCGCAACCCCGAGCACCGGTTCAACTTCATCCAGAACAACGCGGGCGAATTCGACCGCGACATGATCGACGCCTAA
- the hemW gene encoding radical SAM family heme chaperone HemW, which yields MARALYIHWPFCLAKCPYCDFNSHVRETTDTGSWKAALLDDMRFEYGEAGSQEALTSIFFGGGTPSLMPPSLVADLLREAERLWGFDPAIEITLEANPSSVEAANFADLASAGVNRVSLGVQSLRDDVLTFLGRLHGAGEALEAVEVAQSHFSRVSIDLIYARPGQSEAEWSAELAEALALGTDHLSLYQLTIEPATRFATDVRRGVFEPLDDDNAADLFALTRSMTEVAGLPAYEISNHARPGQESRHNLTYWRYQDYIGIGPGAHGRRCDVATVRHKKPENYLSAVTAQQQGIAEARELARPEQASEALLMGLRLNEGIDLSALAGRFGVAPAGLLDDGKLALYRDLGLVWTQDERMGVTPQGMPLLDALLGELVSADLVTS from the coding sequence TTGGCCCGCGCTCTCTACATCCACTGGCCCTTCTGCCTCGCAAAATGCCCTTATTGCGACTTCAACAGCCATGTCCGGGAAACAACGGATACGGGCTCCTGGAAGGCGGCCCTTCTGGACGATATGCGTTTTGAGTATGGTGAAGCAGGATCACAGGAAGCCCTCACAAGTATCTTTTTTGGCGGGGGAACTCCATCGCTGATGCCCCCTTCCCTTGTGGCCGACCTGCTCCGTGAGGCGGAACGGTTGTGGGGTTTCGACCCAGCTATCGAGATCACGCTCGAGGCCAATCCAAGCTCAGTCGAAGCGGCCAATTTTGCCGATCTCGCCAGCGCCGGGGTCAACCGGGTCTCGCTGGGTGTGCAGAGCCTGCGGGATGATGTGCTCACGTTCCTCGGCCGCCTGCACGGCGCCGGTGAGGCGTTGGAAGCCGTCGAGGTCGCACAAAGCCATTTCAGCCGCGTATCGATCGACCTGATCTATGCCCGACCCGGTCAGAGCGAAGCGGAATGGAGCGCCGAGCTAGCCGAAGCACTTGCCCTCGGCACCGATCACCTCTCGCTCTACCAGCTCACCATCGAGCCGGCGACGCGCTTTGCCACCGATGTGCGGCGCGGCGTGTTTGAACCGCTCGACGACGACAACGCTGCCGATCTTTTCGCGCTGACACGCTCTATGACGGAGGTAGCTGGTCTGCCTGCCTATGAGATCAGTAATCATGCCCGGCCCGGGCAGGAAAGCCGTCACAACCTCACCTACTGGCGCTACCAGGACTACATCGGGATCGGCCCCGGCGCCCACGGGAGGCGCTGTGACGTCGCGACGGTGCGGCACAAAAAGCCGGAGAACTATCTCTCCGCCGTGACGGCACAGCAGCAAGGTATTGCAGAAGCGCGCGAACTGGCGCGGCCAGAACAGGCATCGGAAGCGCTGCTGATGGGTTTGCGGCTGAACGAAGGCATCGATCTGTCCGCACTGGCAGGCCGCTTTGGCGTCGCGCCTGCGGGACTTCTCGATGACGGCAAGCTGGCCTTGTACCGGGACCTTGGCCTTGTCTGGACACAGGATGAGCGGATGGGTGTCACGCCGCAAGGCATGCCGCTGCTCGATGCGCTGCTCGGAGAGCTTGTCTCGGCGGACCTCGTGACGTCATGA
- a CDS encoding AAA family ATPase, with the protein MTEQTRFEGTKSYIATEDLKVAVNAAVTLRRPLLVKGEPGTGKTVLAHEISKALDAPLIEWNVKSTTKAQQGLYEYDAVARLRDGQLGDERVHDISNYIKKGKLWEAFTSEKLPVLLIDEIDKADIEFPNDLLQELDRMSFDVYETHERIEAAERPIVVITSNNEKELPDAFLRRCFFHYIKFPDTDTMRDIIEVHFPGIQKTLVTKAMEIFYEIREVPGLKKKPSTSELLDWLKLLLNEDMPLEVLQDANPNAAIPPLHGALLKNEQDVMMFERLAFMARRQS; encoded by the coding sequence ATGACCGAACAGACCCGTTTTGAAGGCACCAAGTCCTACATCGCCACCGAAGACCTGAAAGTGGCGGTCAACGCTGCCGTGACGCTGCGCCGTCCGCTGCTGGTGAAGGGCGAGCCGGGAACGGGCAAGACCGTCCTTGCGCACGAGATCTCGAAGGCTCTCGACGCACCGCTGATCGAGTGGAACGTAAAGTCGACTACCAAGGCGCAGCAGGGCCTCTACGAATACGATGCGGTGGCCCGCCTGCGCGACGGCCAGCTCGGCGACGAGCGGGTCCACGACATTTCGAACTACATCAAGAAGGGTAAGCTGTGGGAAGCATTCACCTCTGAAAAGCTCCCCGTCCTGCTGATCGACGAGATCGACAAGGCCGATATCGAGTTCCCGAACGACCTCTTGCAAGAACTCGATCGCATGAGCTTCGACGTTTACGAGACGCATGAGCGGATCGAGGCGGCCGAGCGTCCGATCGTAGTCATCACCTCGAACAACGAGAAGGAATTGCCCGACGCGTTCCTGCGCCGCTGCTTCTTCCACTACATCAAGTTCCCCGACACCGACACGATGCGCGACATCATCGAGGTGCACTTCCCCGGCATCCAGAAGACGCTCGTCACCAAGGCGATGGAAATCTTCTACGAGATCCGCGAAGTGCCGGGCCTCAAGAAGAAGCCCTCGACCAGCGAGCTTCTCGACTGGCTGAAGCTGCTTCTGAACGAAGACATGCCGCTCGAAGTCCTCCAGGACGCCAATCCCAACGCCGCGATCCCGCCGCTCCACGGCGCGCTGCTCAAGAATGAGCAGGATGTGATGATGTTCGAACGCCTCGCCTTCATGGCGCGCCGCCAGAGCTGA
- a CDS encoding tyrosine recombinase XerC — translation MSSADLLGAWHDHLALGLRRSPHTVRAYSKAAQRLLVRLGLSEWEEVADVTATRLRTHLASRRADGLSNASAARELSALKGFIAFARTQAGHAVSEPPRLRGPRLKKGLPRPVTPDDALGLAETVEALASDDWIGARDRAVLLLLYGAGMRIAEALSLTAGVLPLGERLTVTGKGGKQRVVPILPIVRDAVAEYAARCPWPLAKDEPLFRGAKGGPLSQGMVQKATARARKALGLPDSATPHALRHSFATHLLGAGADLRSLQELLGHASLGSTQIYTKVDAATLLETYRGAHPREKD, via the coding sequence ATGAGCAGCGCCGACCTGCTTGGCGCCTGGCACGATCACCTCGCTCTCGGATTGCGGCGTTCCCCGCATACGGTGCGCGCCTACAGCAAGGCGGCGCAGCGGTTGCTGGTCCGCCTTGGCCTGTCCGAGTGGGAAGAAGTGGCCGACGTCACGGCGACACGCCTGCGCACGCATCTGGCGTCACGCCGCGCCGACGGTCTTTCGAACGCGTCGGCCGCGCGCGAGCTGTCGGCGCTAAAGGGCTTCATTGCCTTTGCCCGCACCCAGGCCGGACATGCGGTGTCCGAACCTCCGCGGCTTCGCGGCCCTCGCCTGAAGAAGGGCCTGCCCCGCCCGGTGACACCCGATGACGCGCTTGGCCTTGCCGAAACGGTCGAGGCGCTGGCGAGCGACGACTGGATCGGCGCGCGCGACCGCGCGGTGCTTTTGCTGCTCTACGGGGCCGGAATGCGGATAGCCGAAGCGCTTTCGCTCACTGCTGGCGTCCTCCCGCTAGGGGAACGGCTGACCGTTACCGGTAAGGGCGGGAAGCAAAGGGTCGTCCCGATCCTGCCCATCGTGCGGGATGCCGTGGCGGAGTACGCCGCGCGCTGCCCCTGGCCGCTCGCCAAGGACGAGCCGCTGTTCCGCGGGGCCAAGGGCGGCCCGCTCTCGCAAGGGATGGTGCAGAAAGCGACGGCGCGCGCCCGCAAGGCGCTGGGCCTGCCGGACAGCGCCACTCCGCACGCCTTGCGGCACAGCTTTGCAACGCATTTGCTGGGCGCTGGAGCGGACCTCAGGAGCCTGCAGGAGCTGCTGGGCCATGCGAGCCTCGGTTCGACCCAGATCTACACCAAGGTCGATGCGGCGACGCTGCTCGAAACCTATCGCGGCGCCCATCCGCGCGAGAAGGACTGA
- a CDS encoding YraN family protein, with the protein MKRKLAEQSGRDGEARAAFWLKAKGWQILDQRVKTPAGEIDLVAKRGSLVAFIEVKWRRKKADLDHAIDEFRLSRVAAAAEAVAHRYAVNGEDIRIDVILLAPGSFPRHIPNAWQP; encoded by the coding sequence GTGAAGCGGAAGCTGGCCGAACAAAGCGGCCGCGATGGCGAGGCGCGGGCGGCGTTCTGGCTCAAGGCCAAGGGCTGGCAGATCCTCGACCAGCGCGTGAAAACACCTGCGGGCGAGATCGATCTTGTGGCCAAGCGCGGGAGCCTTGTTGCCTTTATCGAGGTCAAGTGGCGCAGGAAGAAGGCTGACCTCGATCACGCAATCGACGAATTCCGCCTTTCGCGGGTCGCGGCAGCCGCCGAAGCCGTCGCCCATCGCTACGCCGTAAATGGCGAAGACATTCGCATCGACGTGATCCTGCTTGCACCCGGCAGCTTCCCTCGCCACATCCCCAACGCCTGGCAACCCTGA
- the rsmI gene encoding 16S rRNA (cytidine(1402)-2'-O)-methyltransferase produces MSETTPPEDCLTPGLYIVATPIGNLGDITVRAIDTLRRCDGVACEDTRVTGKLLKHLGISKPLWRYDDHSESRDRTRLVESMRDKAVALVSDAGTPMVSDPGYRLVNDCRAEGIAVTALPGACAAVTGLALSGLPNDRFLFAGFLPAKDKARREVLEELGAVDSTLVFYETAPRLVKSLGAIEEVLPNREVAVARELTKLHEDVKRGLPSGLKAFYDANPAKGEIVLLVGPPPEQIASAEDADAMLQDALRTMKASQAAAQVAKATGLDRKTLYARAMELRGQ; encoded by the coding sequence GTGAGCGAAACCACTCCTCCCGAAGACTGCCTTACACCCGGGCTCTATATTGTCGCCACCCCAATCGGCAACCTTGGCGACATAACGGTGCGCGCGATCGATACGCTGCGCCGCTGCGATGGGGTCGCGTGCGAGGATACCCGCGTTACGGGCAAGCTGCTCAAGCACCTCGGCATTTCGAAGCCCTTGTGGCGCTATGATGACCACAGCGAGAGCCGCGACCGGACGCGCCTCGTGGAATCCATGCGCGACAAGGCGGTGGCGCTGGTCAGCGATGCGGGAACGCCGATGGTGTCGGATCCCGGCTATCGGCTGGTGAACGACTGCCGCGCCGAAGGCATTGCTGTGACCGCATTGCCCGGTGCCTGCGCAGCCGTGACGGGGCTTGCGCTGTCCGGCCTTCCCAACGACCGTTTCCTCTTCGCCGGCTTCCTGCCCGCCAAGGACAAGGCCCGCCGCGAGGTACTGGAAGAACTGGGCGCGGTCGATTCGACGCTTGTGTTCTACGAAACCGCGCCGCGGCTCGTGAAATCCCTGGGCGCGATTGAAGAGGTCCTGCCCAACCGTGAAGTGGCCGTCGCGCGCGAACTGACCAAGCTCCACGAGGACGTGAAGCGCGGGCTGCCTTCCGGGCTCAAGGCTTTCTACGATGCCAATCCGGCCAAGGGCGAGATCGTCCTGCTGGTCGGCCCACCGCCCGAACAGATTGCGAGCGCGGAGGACGCCGACGCCATGTTGCAGGACGCGCTGCGCACCATGAAAGCCTCGCAGGCAGCCGCCCAGGTTGCCAAAGCCACCGGCCTCGACCGCAAGACGCTCTACGCGCGTGCGATGGAGCTGCGCGGCCAGTGA
- a CDS encoding penicillin-binding protein activator, with the protein MNRRTIVTVGLATLLAGCSTILPRGGERAEPVATTPTPQPTQALPTDETRHRVALLVPMSGQNGAVGQSIANATTMALLDTNASNLRITTYDTATGPEAAARRAVAEGNKLILGPLLGSNIPSVLSQARPANVPVISFSNDTNAAGPDVFIMGHIPEQSIMRTIQYVRGRGSQNFAIIAPDGEYGTRAEEAMRRAVATYGGTVVWTERFARGNTSIVSAAERLKAHGGYDTVLIADGARLAAQAAGVLKPGGEGGAQLLGVELWSGEGSVTRASALTGALFSAVSDNRYRRFVDSYEARFGSQPYRIATLGYDSVLLTLRVARDWRVGRTFPENALRGEDGFIGLDGAFRFRRGGLVERAFEVREVRNGSVAVVENAPSRF; encoded by the coding sequence TTGAACCGTCGGACAATCGTAACCGTGGGTCTGGCGACCCTGCTGGCAGGCTGTTCGACCATCCTGCCGCGCGGCGGCGAACGCGCCGAGCCGGTGGCCACCACCCCCACCCCGCAGCCGACACAGGCGCTGCCGACCGACGAGACCCGTCACCGCGTGGCACTGCTGGTGCCGATGTCGGGCCAGAACGGCGCCGTGGGCCAGTCGATCGCCAACGCCACCACCATGGCGCTGCTCGACACCAATGCGAGCAACCTGCGTATCACGACCTACGACACCGCGACCGGTCCCGAAGCGGCCGCCCGCCGTGCGGTCGCGGAAGGCAACAAACTGATCCTCGGGCCGCTGCTCGGCTCGAACATTCCCTCGGTCCTCAGTCAGGCGCGCCCGGCCAATGTGCCGGTTATCTCCTTCTCGAACGACACCAATGCAGCCGGTCCTGATGTCTTCATCATGGGCCACATTCCCGAACAGTCGATCATGCGCACCATCCAGTATGTGCGCGGTCGCGGTTCGCAGAACTTCGCGATCATCGCGCCCGACGGTGAATACGGCACGCGCGCGGAAGAAGCGATGCGCCGCGCTGTGGCCACTTATGGCGGCACGGTGGTGTGGACCGAACGCTTTGCGCGCGGAAACACCTCGATCGTGAGCGCTGCTGAGCGACTGAAAGCTCATGGCGGGTACGACACTGTGCTGATCGCCGATGGCGCCCGCCTGGCTGCGCAGGCGGCCGGTGTGCTCAAGCCCGGCGGTGAAGGCGGCGCTCAGTTGCTGGGCGTGGAGCTGTGGAGCGGAGAAGGCTCGGTTACTCGCGCCTCCGCGCTAACCGGCGCCCTGTTTTCAGCCGTCTCGGACAACCGGTACAGGCGGTTTGTCGATAGCTACGAAGCGCGCTTCGGGAGCCAGCCGTATCGCATTGCCACTCTGGGGTACGATTCCGTTCTCCTGACGCTGCGCGTGGCGCGTGACTGGCGTGTCGGCAGGACCTTCCCGGAGAACGCCCTGCGCGGGGAAGACGGCTTCATCGGGCTCGATGGGGCGTTCCGTTTCCGCCGCGGCGGGCTGGTCGAACGCGCCTTCGAGGTGCGTGAGGTGCGCAACGGTTCGGTCGCGGTTGTGGAGAACGCGCCCAGCCGCTTCTGA
- a CDS encoding CAP domain-containing protein, producing the protein MALLCATGSAVAASGASSSAVGVRSEIRPASRSFDVAPQDRHFASRVLGTHNAERRRLALEPLKWNVHLEREAKEWAQVLSRRGILEHADHDTRNGTGENLWMGTAGHWSVDAMVGMFIDEKQHYRHASFPNISHTGNWADVGHYTQIVWRETKEVGCAVATARGNDVLVCRYWPAGNVWGQKAY; encoded by the coding sequence ATGGCGTTGCTCTGTGCCACGGGTAGCGCCGTGGCCGCAAGCGGTGCGTCGTCTTCGGCGGTGGGCGTGCGGTCCGAAATCCGCCCCGCATCGCGATCCTTTGATGTGGCTCCGCAAGACCGGCATTTTGCCTCCCGCGTTCTTGGCACGCACAACGCGGAGCGCCGCCGCCTGGCGCTTGAGCCGCTCAAATGGAACGTGCATCTCGAACGCGAAGCGAAAGAATGGGCGCAGGTCCTTTCGCGCCGCGGCATTCTCGAGCACGCCGATCATGATACGCGCAACGGCACCGGCGAGAACCTCTGGATGGGCACCGCCGGCCATTGGTCGGTCGATGCCATGGTCGGGATGTTCATCGATGAGAAGCAGCACTACCGCCACGCGAGCTTCCCCAACATCTCGCACACCGGGAACTGGGCCGATGTCGGCCACTACACCCAGATCGTCTGGCGCGAGACAAAGGAAGTCGGCTGCGCGGTCGCAACGGCGCGCGGCAATGATGTGCTGGTGTGCCGCTATTGGCCGGCTGGCAATGTCTGGGGCCAGAAAGCCTACTGA
- the gshB gene encoding glutathione synthase, whose product MPLRVAVQMDPLESINIAGDSSFALMLAAQMRGHEVWHYDVASLAYESDGTPHGKITAHASPVTVQRVEGDHYTAGERRRIDLARDIDVVLMRQDPPFHLGYISSALLLDRLKGTTLVINDPREVVNAPEKMFVLDYAQYMPPTLVARHLDDLRDFQRKHGAVVVKPLHGNGGKAIFRIDAEGTNLSALSEVFDQTWPEPHMVQPFLPEVSEGDKRIVLVDGEFSGAINRFPGEGEFRSNLAQGGHAEATTLTEREEEICAAMGPELKRRGLVFVGIDVIGGKWLTEINVTSPTGIVAIDKFNGTDTGALIWDAIERRHAAM is encoded by the coding sequence ATGCCGCTACGCGTCGCCGTCCAGATGGACCCGCTCGAAAGCATCAATATCGCGGGCGACAGCTCGTTTGCCCTGATGCTGGCCGCGCAGATGCGCGGGCACGAGGTGTGGCATTACGACGTGGCGAGCCTCGCCTATGAAAGCGACGGCACTCCGCACGGCAAGATCACGGCTCACGCGTCCCCGGTCACGGTGCAGCGCGTGGAAGGGGATCACTACACGGCCGGCGAGCGGCGACGGATCGACCTTGCCCGGGATATCGACGTTGTCCTCATGCGGCAGGACCCGCCGTTTCACCTCGGCTACATCAGCTCGGCGCTCCTGCTCGACCGTCTGAAGGGCACTACTCTGGTCATCAACGACCCGCGCGAGGTGGTGAACGCGCCGGAGAAGATGTTCGTCCTCGACTACGCGCAATACATGCCGCCGACACTGGTCGCCCGGCACCTCGACGACCTGCGCGATTTCCAGCGCAAGCACGGAGCGGTGGTGGTGAAGCCGCTGCACGGGAATGGCGGGAAAGCGATCTTCCGGATCGACGCGGAAGGCACCAATCTGTCTGCCCTTTCCGAAGTGTTCGACCAGACCTGGCCCGAACCACACATGGTGCAGCCCTTCCTTCCAGAAGTGAGCGAAGGCGACAAGCGTATCGTCCTGGTCGACGGAGAATTTTCCGGTGCGATCAATCGCTTCCCGGGTGAAGGTGAGTTTCGCTCGAACCTCGCGCAGGGTGGTCACGCCGAGGCGACCACGCTGACTGAGCGCGAGGAAGAGATCTGCGCGGCGATGGGTCCGGAACTCAAGCGGCGCGGACTGGTCTTTGTTGGCATCGATGTGATCGGCGGCAAATGGCTGACCGAGATCAACGTGACATCGCCGACCGGGATCGTTGCCATCGATAAATTCAACGGCACCGATACCGGTGCCTTGATCTGGGATGCGATCGAACGCCGCCACGCGGCGATGTGA
- a CDS encoding putative quinol monooxygenase, with product MIIVTGSVQLTPEGRDEGFRLGTEHSQRSRAEPGCIAHNCYEDCETPGRMHFFEKWADLAALKAHFAVPESSAFVQQVAALAEAPPTIEIFTAEAVEFPPR from the coding sequence ATGATCATTGTGACCGGGTCCGTGCAGCTCACGCCCGAGGGCCGCGACGAAGGTTTCCGCCTCGGCACCGAACATTCGCAGCGTTCACGGGCGGAGCCGGGATGCATTGCCCACAATTGCTATGAAGATTGCGAAACGCCAGGGCGCATGCACTTCTTCGAGAAATGGGCCGACCTCGCCGCGTTGAAAGCCCACTTCGCCGTGCCGGAGTCCAGCGCCTTCGTGCAGCAAGTCGCCGCGCTGGCCGAGGCACCGCCGACCATTGAGATATTCACCGCCGAAGCGGTCGAATTCCCTCCGCGTTAG
- a CDS encoding bifunctional alpha/beta hydrolase/OsmC family protein, with product MPTETITIATDAGHDLSGSLELPTGLVRGAALFAHCFTCTKQSRAAISIARALAREGIACLRFDFTGLGGSEGEFGRAGFATDVADLVAAAEELLDRFAQPLLLVGHSLGGAAVLAAADDLGFDKVAAIATIGAPSDVPHVLQRIDGDIEAIRKEGEGEVTIGGRDFSLSRDFLEKVENIDLLEEVGRIRRPLLFLHSPTDDIVGIENASALFGAAKHPKSFVSLEGADHLLLKDADAQFAASVIAAWASRYIPMRDDWPMPEEGVVVKTGHGKFGTEVHTKTHRFIADEPRSYGGDDTGPTPYDLLNAALGTCTAMTMKMYADRKGWPLEGVTVEVTHERNHASTCDHVEAMQEGNQLQALNRKIELHGDALDDEQREKIIEIADKCPVHRTLEGELHIHTEEGA from the coding sequence ATGCCGACCGAAACCATCACCATCGCCACCGACGCGGGACACGACCTGTCTGGCTCGCTCGAACTTCCCACCGGCCTCGTGCGAGGCGCGGCGCTCTTCGCGCATTGCTTCACCTGCACCAAGCAGAGCAGGGCGGCGATCAGCATTGCCCGGGCGCTTGCACGCGAAGGTATCGCCTGTCTGCGGTTCGACTTCACAGGCCTTGGCGGAAGCGAAGGCGAGTTTGGGCGCGCGGGCTTTGCTACCGATGTGGCGGACCTCGTCGCGGCGGCCGAGGAATTGCTCGATCGATTCGCGCAGCCGCTGCTGCTCGTGGGGCACAGCCTGGGCGGGGCTGCCGTTCTTGCGGCGGCGGATGATCTGGGTTTCGACAAGGTTGCCGCCATCGCCACCATCGGCGCGCCGAGCGATGTGCCGCATGTCCTCCAGCGCATCGATGGCGATATCGAGGCCATCCGCAAGGAAGGCGAGGGCGAGGTCACGATCGGCGGCCGGGATTTCTCTCTCAGCCGAGACTTCCTCGAGAAGGTCGAAAACATCGACCTGCTGGAAGAGGTCGGGCGCATCCGCCGTCCCCTCCTGTTCCTTCACTCGCCGACTGATGACATCGTCGGGATCGAAAACGCCAGCGCGCTGTTCGGCGCGGCCAAGCATCCCAAGAGCTTCGTGAGCCTTGAGGGCGCCGACCACCTCCTGCTCAAGGATGCCGACGCCCAGTTTGCCGCCAGCGTGATTGCCGCCTGGGCAAGCCGCTATATTCCCATGCGCGACGACTGGCCGATGCCCGAAGAAGGCGTGGTGGTGAAGACCGGACACGGCAAGTTCGGCACCGAGGTCCACACGAAGACTCACCGCTTCATCGCCGACGAGCCGCGCAGCTACGGCGGGGACGATACGGGTCCGACGCCCTACGACCTGCTCAACGCGGCGCTCGGTACCTGCACGGCGATGACGATGAAGATGTACGCCGACCGCAAGGGCTGGCCGCTCGAAGGCGTGACAGTCGAGGTCACGCATGAGCGCAACCACGCGAGCACCTGCGATCATGTGGAGGCCATGCAGGAGGGCAACCAGCTCCAGGCCCTTAACCGCAAGATCGAGCTGCATGGCGATGCGCTCGACGACGAGCAGCGCGAGAAGATCATCGAGATCGCCGACAAGTGCCCGGTGCACAGGACGCTCGAAGGCGAGCTGCATATCCATACGGAGGAGGGCGCATGA